One stretch of Prinia subflava isolate CZ2003 ecotype Zambia chromosome 19, Cam_Psub_1.2, whole genome shotgun sequence DNA includes these proteins:
- the CLTCL1 gene encoding clathrin heavy chain 2 isoform X2, producing MAQILPIRFQEHFQLQNLGINPVNIGFSTLTMESDKFICIREKVGEQAQVVIIDMSDPTTPIRRPISAESAIMNPASKVIALKAGKTLQIFNIEMKSKMKAHTMAEEVIFWKWISVNTVALVTETAVYHWSMEGESQPQKMFDRHASLAGCQIINYRTDELQKWLLLIGISAQQNRVVGAMQLYSVDRKVSQPIEGHAAAFAEFKIEGNAKPSTLFCFAVRSPAGGKLHIIEVGQPATGNQPFVKKAVDVFFPPEAQTDFPVAMQIGIKHGVTYLITKYGYIHMYDLESGVCIYMNRISADTIFVTAPHEPTSGIIGVNKKGQVLSVCVEEDNIVNYATNVLQNPDLGLRMAIRSNLAGAEELFARKFNTLFAQGNYADAAKVAASAPKGILRTSDTIRKFQSVPGQPGQASPLLQYFGILLDQGQLNKFESLELCRPVLQQGRKQLLEKWLKEDKLECSEELGDLVKTADPTLALSVYLRANVPNKVIQCFAETGQFQKIVLYAKKVGYTPDWIFLLRSVMRVSPEQGLQFSQMLVQDEEPLANINQIVDVFMEHSLLQQCTSFLLDALKNNRPAEGHLQTRLLEMNLIHAPQVADAILGNQMFTHYDRAHVAQLCEKAGLLQRALEHYTDLYDIKRAVVHTHLLNPEWLVNFFGSLSVEDSVECLRAMLSANIRQNLQLCVQVASKYHEQLGTQSLVELFESFKSYEGLFYFLGSIVNFSQDPDVHFKYIQAACKTGQIKEVERICRESNCYNPERVKNFLKEAKLTDQLPLIIVCDRFDFVHDLVLYLYRNNLQKYIEIYVQKVNPSRIPAVVGGLLDVDCSEDVIKNLIMVVRGQFSTDELVAEVEKRNRLKLLLPWLESRIHEGCEEPATHNALAKIYIDSNNNPERFLRENPYYDSRVVGKYCEKRDPHLACVAYERGQCDLELIKVCNENSLFKSEARYLVRRKDPELWANVLEENNPFRRQLIDQVVQTALSETQDPEEVSVTVKAFMTADLPNELIELLEKIVLDNSVFSEHRNLQNLLILTAIKADRTRVMEYINRLDNYDAPDIANIAISNELYEEAFAIFRKFDVNTSAIQVLIEHIGNLDRAYEFAERCNEPAVWSQLARAQLQKDLVKEAIDSYIKADDPSAYMEVVQAANRNDNWEDLVKFLQMARKKARESYVETELIFALAKTNRLSELEEFISGPNNAHIQQVGDRCYEEGMYEAAKLLYNNVSNFARLASTLVHLGEYQAAVDSGRKANSTRTWKEVCFACVDGKEFRLAQICGLHIVIHADELEELISYYQDRGYFEELIALLEAALGLERAHMGMFTELAILYSKFKPQKMREHLELFWSRVNIPKVLRAAEQAHLWAELVFLYDKYEEYDNAIITMMNHPTDAWKEGQFKDIIAKVANVELYYKALQFYLDYKPLLINDLLLVLSPRLDHTRTVNFFSKVNQLLLVKPYLRSVQNHNNKGVNEALNNLLTEEEDFQGLRASIDAYDNFDNITLAQRLEKHELIEFRRIAAYLYKGNNRWKQSVELCKKDRLYKDAMQYAAESKDAELAEKLLQWFLEEGKQECFAACLFTCYDLLHPDVVLELAWRHNIMDFAMPYFIQVMREYLTKVDKLDASESLRKEEEQVTEPTPIVFGQQLMLTAGPSAVPPQANFPYGYTAPGFTQPPVYGFNM from the exons ATGGCTCAGATACTGCCCATTCGTTTCCAGGAGCACTTCCAG CTCCAAAATTTGGGCATTAATCCAGTAAACATTGGATTCAGCACCCTAACAATGGAATCTGACAAGTTCATCTGCATAAGGGAGAAAGTAGGAGAGCAGGCCCAAGTAGTGATAATTGACATGAGTGATCCAACAACACCCATCAGACGCCCAATTTCTGCAGAAAGTGCCATCATGAATCCAGCCTCTAAAGTAATAGCACTGAAAG CCGGGAAAACACTTCAGATCTTTAACATTGAGatgaaaagtaaaatgaaagcCCACACAATGGCAGAGGAAGTGATCTTCTGGAAATGGATATCTGTAAATACAGTTGCCTTGGTGACAGAGACAGCAGTGTACCACTGGAGCATGGAGGGAGAATCACAACCCCAAAAGATGTTTGATAGACATGCTAGTCTTGCAGGCTGCCAAATCATCAATTACAGAACAGATGAACTCCAAAAATGGCTGCTGCTGATAGGAATTTCTGCACAG CAAAATCGTGTGGTTGGTGCAATGCAGCTGTACTCAGTTGATAGAAAAGTCTCCCAGCCTATAGAAGGCCATGCAGCAGCTTTTGCAGAATTCAAAATAGAGGGAAATGCCAAACCTTCTACCCTCTTCTGTTTTGCTGTGAGGAGTCCTGCAGGAGGCAAG CTGCACATAATTGAAGTAGGTCAGCCAGCTACTGGAAATCAGCCTTTTGTTAAGAAAGCTGTTGATGTGTTTTTCCCACCTGAGGCACAAACAGACTTTCCTGTGGCAATGCAG ATTGGAATTAAGCATGGTGTTACTTATCTGATCACGAAGTATGGATATATCCACATGTATGATCTGGAGTCTGGAGTGTGCATCTACATGAACCGTATTAGTGCTGATACTATCTTTGTCACAGCTCCTCACGAACCTACCTCAGGCATTATTGGtgtgaacaaaaaaggacag GTGCTTTCTGTATGTGTTGAGGAAGACAACATAGTGAACTATGCTACCAATGTGCTCCAGAATCCTGACTTGGGACTGCGGATGGCTATACGTAGTAACctagctggagcagaggagttATTTGCCAGAAAGTTTAACACACTGTTTGCTCAAGGAAACTATGCAGATGCTGCTAAAGTAGCTGCATCTGCACCAAAG GGAATTCTACGTACCAGTGATACAATTAGGAAGTTCCAGAGTGTACCGGGTCAGCCTGGGCAGGcctctcccctgctgcagtACTTTGGAATATTGCTGGACCAGGGACAGCTGAACAAGTTTGAATCTCTGGAGCTCTGTCGGCCCGTCCTGCAGCAGGGCCGCAAACAGCTTCTGGAGAAGTGGCTGAAGGAAGACAAG CTGGagtgctcagaggagctgggagactTGGTGAAGACGGCTGACCCAACCCTTGCACTCAGCGTCTACCTTCGAGCTAATGTGCCAAACAAAGTGATTCAGTGCTTTGCTGAAACTGGTCAATTCCAGAAAATAGTGCTGTATGCTAAGAAG GTTGGCTATACCCCAGACTGGATCTTCCTGCTGAGAAGTGTGATGAGAGTCAGTCCAGAACAAGGCCTGCAGTTCTCTCAGATGCTGGTACAGGATGAGGAGCCACTGGCTAATATTAACCAG ATTGTGGATGTGTTCATGGAGCACAGTCTTCTGCAGCAGTGCACATCCTTTTTGTTGGATGCCCTGAAAAACAACCGCCCTGCAGAAGGCCACCTTCAGACACGTCTCCTGGAAATGAATTTGATTCATGCCCCGCAG GTTGCAGATGCCATTCTCGGAAACCAAATGTTTACACACTATGACCGTGCTCATGTTGCCCAGCTGTGTGAAAAGGCAGGCTTGCTCCAGCGAGCTTTGGAACACTACACGGATCTCTATGATATTAAACGTGCAGTTGTTCATACTCACCTCTTGAATCCTGAG TGGCTTGTGAACTTCTTTGGCTCTCTCTCAGTTGAAGACTCTGTGGAGTGTTTGCGTGCTATGCTGTCAGCCAACATCAGGCAAAACCTACAGCTCTGTGTGCAAGTTGCTTCTAAATACCATGAACAGCTTGGCACCCAGTCTCTTGTGGAGCTTTTTGAATCTTTCAAAAGCTATGAAG GACTGTTCTATTTCTTGGGTTCCATTGTAAACTTTAGCCAGGATCCAGATGTTCACTTCAAGTACATCCAGGCAGCTTGCAAGACTGGTCAGATAAAGGAAGTGGAAAGAATCTGCCGTGAAAGTAACTGCTATAACCCAGAACGAGTGAAGAACTTTCTCAAG GAGGCAAAACTCACAGATCAGCTTCCTCTGATTATTGTCTGTGATCGGTTTGATTTCGTTCATGACCTGGTGCTCTATTTGTATCGCAATAATCTGCAGAAGTATATCGAGATCTATGTACAGAAG GTGAATCCCAGCCGTATACCAGCAGTGGTTGGAGGGCTTCTTGATGTAGATTGTTCTGAAGATGTCATCAAGAACTTGATCATGGTGGTGAGAGGGCAGTTCTCCACAGATGAGCTGGTGGCtgaagtggaaaaaagaaatcg GCTTAAGTTGCTGTTGCCATGGCTTGAATCAAGGATTCATGAAGGCTGTGAAGAACCTGCGACTCATAATGCTTTGGCCAAAATCTACATTGACAGTAATAATAATCCAGAGCGCTTCCTTCGTGAGAATCCTTACTATGACAGCCGTGTAGTGGGCAAATATTGTGAAAAGAGGGACCCTCATCTGGCCTGCGTTGCTTATGAGAGGGGGCAGTGTGATCTGGAACTCATAAAG GTGTGCAATGAGAACTCCCTGTTCAAGAGCGAGGCTCGCTACCTGGTGCGCAGGAAGGACCCTGAGCTCTGGGCAAATGTTCTGGAGGAAAACAACCCCTTCAGGCGGCAGCTTATTGACCAG GTTGTCCAAACAGCTTTATCAGAGACACAGGATCCAGAGGAAGTTTCTGTAACTGTGAAAGCTTTCATGACTGCTGATCTGCCAAATGAACTGATTGAGTTACTGGAAAAAATTGTCTTGGATAATTCTGTATTCAGTGAACACAG GAATCTCCAGAACCTGCTGATCCTGACTGCCATCAAGGCTGACCGCACCCGAGTGATGGAGTACATCAATCGGCTGGATAACTATGATGCCCCCGACATTGCAAACATTGCCATCAGTAATGAGCTATATGAGGAAGCCTTTGCTATATTCAGAAAGTTCGATGTCAATACTTCAGCAATTCAG GTGCTGATTGAGCACATTGGCAACTTAGACCGTGCTTATGAATTTGCAGAGAGATGTAACGAACCAGCAGTGTGGAGCCAGCTGgccagagcacagctccagaAGGACTTGGTGAAGGAAGCCATTGACTCCTATATAAAGGCAGATGATCCATCTGCCTACATGGAAGTCGTTCAGGCAGCAAATAGAAATG ATAATTGGGAGGACCTAGTCAAGTTCTTACAGATGGCCAGGAAGAAGGCTAGAGAGTCTTATGTAGAGACAGAACTTATTTTTGCTTTGGCAAAAACTAATCGTCTGTCAGAACTGGAGGAGTTTATTAGTGGCCCTAATAATGCCCATATACAACAG GTTGGTGATCGCTGTTACGAAGAGGGGATGTATGAAGCAGCAAAGCTTCTCTATAACAACGTATCCAACTTTGCTCGCCTGGCGTCTACCTTGGTGCACCTTGGAGAGTATCAGGCCGCAGTGGACAGTGGCCGCAAAGCCAACAGCACGAGGACTTGGAAGGAG GTCTGCTTTGCCTGTGTGGATGGAAAGGAGTTCCGCTTGGCACAGATCTGTGGCTTACACATAGTCATCCATGCTGATGAGCTTGAGGAGTTGATCAGTTACTATCAG GATCGTGGCTACTTCGAAGAACTGATTGCCCTTTTGGAAGCTGCTTTGGGCCTAGAGCGTGCTCACATGGGGATGTTTACTGAACTTGCCATCTTATACTCCAAATTCAAGCCTCAGAAAATGAGGGAACATCTGGAGCTTTTCTGGTCTAGAGTTAATATTCCAAAG gtgctcagagctgcagaacagGCTCATCTCTGGGCAGAACTTGTATTCCTCTATGACAAGTACGAGGAGTATGACAATGCAATAATTACTATGATGAATCATCCCACTGATGCCTGGAAAGAAGGCCAGTTTAAAGACATAATTGCCAAG GTGGCCAATGTGGAGCTGTACTACAAAGCCTTGCAGTTCTACTTAGACTACAAACCTCTGCTGATCAATGATCTCTTGCTTGTATTATCTCCACGACTGGATCACACCAGGACAGTCAATTTTTTCTCAAAG GTTAATCAGCTACTTCTAGTAAAGCCTTATCTGCGTTCAGTCCAGaaccacaacaacaaaggaGTTAATGAAGCTCTAAACAACCTTTTAACAGAAGAGGAAGATTTCCAG GGTTTGAGAGCTTCCATTGATGCCTATGACAACTTTGATAACATAACGTTGGCTCAGCGTCTGGAAAAGCATGAACTAATTGAATTTAGGCGTATTGCAGCGTACTTGTACAAGGGTAACAACCGCTGGAAACAGAGTGTGGAGCTGTGCAAGAAAGACCGGCTGTATAAG GATGCTATGCAGTATGCTGCAGAGTCCAAAGATGCAGAGCtggctgagaagctgctgcagtggttCTTGGAAGAAGGCAAGCAGGAGTGCTTTGCAGCCTGCCTTTTCACATGCTATGACTTGCTGCACCCAGATGTAGTCCTTGAGTTGGCATGGAGACATAACATCATGGACTTTGCAATGCCTTATTTCATCCAAGTGATGAGAGAGTACCTTACCAAA GTGGATAAACTTGATGCTTCTGAAAGCCTAAGAAAAGAAGAGGAACAAGTAACTGAACCCACTCCAATAGTATTTG GCCAGCAGTTGATGTTAACAGCAGGCCCCAGTGCAGTACCTCCCCAGGCAAACTTCCCGTATGGATACACAGCACCAGGATTCACCCAGCCGCCTGTTTATGGTTTCAATATGTAA